From Lolium perenne isolate Kyuss_39 chromosome 5, Kyuss_2.0, whole genome shotgun sequence, a single genomic window includes:
- the LOC127299626 gene encoding uncharacterized protein encodes MTDDQRDKLCTCAVGRCMIQIPSRKIRPLLVKYMMQVYDEEKGRFIIEPRVGEISATNEDVECLLGLEDQGLSSADILEEEGEEWKTNIPTRFLSKKTGNLVMKDMIDEIITSKATNDDFLRRAVLILIGTVLAPTSTVTVYKPFYAFVETMYKLHDLNWNQFTLAYVMNQISPCRRGIYVRQWPKGNVAILEYLYWEKVQPIDEIALYSRISSRPLMINWTEAAVALRDSYDQDNGRGKGILKIEDCITEEYRRKSANMGAEIKKPGSGRSNGKGTGRSNGKASSSRKPAGPSWEIKMESTMKRLMQDLKREIMEELPEICAKDVVKLLNKSGVKYKAYKEPIYMSDQYDYYEGCEVPERKEFVYDKNSDTRSVSVRNEDGDKVSKEAHKEEDYITPARTKCDFLGDGTPDNPWQPAEDFKEASSSEVPSNIFEPALIKMNKEDEHKDAASEGSKSVNSATGKNEDVNGKRKRKIPLKLQYPYIVENRTKRQPRKKPTPAKATPSTNDVEIPQDSTALTAEHIAAAQLFVQLCCKTEENGKKCVYKNDIGVTLTSQRLKVVLDHKWCTDDVIDAYIGDLSLRVGDDRYLCAAWRSSFLLEQHRKGQKTKKSKKNDDDLAIRTGTIQRVVDEYFRRQKAYFPVNIMNNHWITVIMHIPKEEFQVLDSLFPLSVTIDTVRALREQISADILEYNNSTSGFFPDVKTWDIKSYNMPQQKDGNSCGLFVLQCMEHWDGDKWTKEISQEMIDGSRNLINAQIVLATSNLLDTVKTKVVRISKRFTK; translated from the exons ATGACGGACGACCAACGAGACAAATTATGCACTTGTGCTGTTGGCCGTTGCATGATCCAAATTCCATCCAGAAAGATACGGCCACTATTGGTGAAATACATGATGCAGGTTTATGACGAGGAAAAGGGTAGGTTCATCATTGAACCTAGGGTGGGTGAAATATCGGCAACAAATGAGGATGTGGAATGCTTGCTAGGATTAGAGGATCAAGGCTTGTCCTCTGCTGATATTttagaagaggaaggagaagaatggAAAACAAACATACCTACTAGATTTCTTAGTAAAAAAACTGGCAATTTAGTCATGAAAGATATGATTGATGAAATCATTACATCTAAAGCCACAAATGATGACTTCCTTCGAAGAGCTGTCTTAATTCTTATAGGGACTGTTCTAGCTCCTACTTCGACAGTTACGGTTTACAAGCCGTTCTATGCATTTGTGGAAACAATGTACAAGTTACACGACTTGAATTGGAACCAATTCACGCTTGCATATGTCATGAACCAGATCAGCCCTTGCCGGAGAGGAATATATGTTAGGCAGTGGCCGAAAGGCAATGTCGCAATTTTAGAG TACTTGTATTGGGAGAAAGtgcaacctattgatgagatagcACTATATTCTCGCATCTCTTCACGCCCACTTATGATCAACTGGACAGAAGCTGCTGTAGCCTTGAGAGATAGCTATGATCAAGATAATGGCCGGGGCAAGGGTATCCTTAAG ATTGAAGATTGCATCACAGAGGAATATAGGCGAAAGTCTGCGAACATGGgtgcggaaattaaaaaaccgGGTAGTGGAAGGAGCAATGGAAAGGGCACTGGAAGGAGCAATGGGAAGGCAAGTAGCTCGAGAAAACCAGCAGGCCCGTCGTGGGAAATAAAGATGGAAAGCACCATGAAGAGGTTGATGCAGGATTTGAAGAGGGAGATAATGGAAGAACTACCAGAGATATGCGCGAAG GATGTTGTGAAATTACTAAACAAATCAGGTGTTAAGTACAAGGCATACAAGGAACCAATATATATGTCAGATCAGTACGATTATTACGAAGGCTGCGAAGTACCTGAACGGAAAGAATTTGTTTACGACAAAAATAGTGACACCCGGAGTGTGTCAGTACGTAACGAAGATGGTGACAAG GTGTCCAAAGAGGCCCATAAAGAAGAGGATTACATCACACCTGCAAGGACCAAGTGTGACTTTCTAGGGGATGGCACGCCAGACAATCCTTGGCAACCGGCTGAAGATTTTAAGGAGGCCTCTTCATCGGAGGTGCCATCAAATATATTTGAACCTGCGCTCATTAAAATGAACAAAGAGGACGAACATAAAGACGCTGCATCAGAAGGTTCAAAAAGCGTCAATAGTGCAACCGGGAAGAATGAAGATGTAAATGGAAAGAGGAAGCGAAAGATCCCTCTTAAACTGCAGTATCCTTATATCGTTGAGAATCGAACAAAACGTCAACCTCGGAAAAAACCAACTCCCGCAAAAG CTACTCCGTCAACCAATGATGTCGAAATTCCGCAAGACTCTACTGCGTTAACAGCGGAACACATTGCAGCAGCACAGCTTTTTGTTCAACTGTGCTGCAAGACTGAGGAAAATGGGAAAAAATGTGTCTACAAAAATGATATTGGCGTCACATTGACATCACAGAGGCTTAAAGTGGTTCTAGACCATAAATGGTGTACAGATGAT GTTATCGATGCTTACATTGGAGATTTGTCTCTTCGTGTTGGGGATGATCGGTACTTATGTGCAGCGTGGAGGTCATCATTCCTGCTAGAACAACATCGCAAAGGCCAGAAAACTAAAAAAAGTAAGAAGAACGATGATGACTTAGCTATAAGAACTGGAACCATTCAACGAGTGGTGGACGAATATTTTAGGCGGCAGAAG GCATATTTTCCAGTTAACATTATGAACAATCACTGGATTACCGTGATCATGCACATACCGAAGGAAGAATTCCAAGTTCTTGACTCATTATTTCCATTAAGTGTGACAATAGACACTGTCAGGGCTCTG AGAGAACAAATATCTGCTGACATCCTAGAGTACAACAATTCTACATCTGGATTTTTCCCTGATGTGAAAACTTGGGATATAAAATCATACAATATGCCGCAGCAAAAAGATGG